Proteins co-encoded in one Marinomonas sp. IMCC 4694 genomic window:
- a CDS encoding pyruvate, water dikinase regulatory protein, with the protein MKVYFVSDGTAITAEVFGSAMLSFFDVAVETKSVPFLVTKDQAEGLKQQIALEVQSGVALLVFYTISDVVIRDIIEACDCHCYNLFGDLLSPIEQALGVKAQPTAQKAHGMKEGIYDGRMDAINYALANDDGASVKNFAEADIILLGVSRSGKTPTSLYLAMQYGIKAANYPITEDDFSTPGLPKVLKDHKKKLFGLTIDAQRLHEIRTGRMAASKYASSRQCRYEVDEVESLYRQERIPFLNSTKLSVEEISTKVMAEMNLVRHRQ; encoded by the coding sequence ATGAAAGTGTATTTTGTGTCCGATGGAACAGCGATCACGGCGGAGGTATTCGGCTCGGCCATGTTGTCGTTTTTTGATGTGGCCGTAGAGACGAAGAGTGTGCCGTTTTTAGTGACAAAAGATCAGGCAGAAGGTTTGAAACAACAAATAGCATTAGAGGTGCAGAGCGGCGTTGCTTTATTGGTTTTTTATACTATTTCTGATGTGGTTATTCGCGATATTATCGAAGCTTGTGACTGCCATTGTTACAATTTATTTGGTGATTTGTTGTCGCCGATTGAACAAGCGTTAGGGGTAAAAGCGCAACCTACCGCGCAAAAAGCTCATGGAATGAAAGAAGGTATTTATGATGGTCGAATGGACGCGATTAACTATGCGCTTGCCAATGATGACGGAGCGTCGGTGAAAAATTTTGCTGAGGCCGATATTATCCTGTTGGGTGTATCGCGCTCCGGTAAAACGCCCACCAGTTTGTACTTGGCGATGCAGTACGGCATAAAGGCGGCGAACTATCCGATTACCGAGGATGACTTCTCCACGCCTGGTTTGCCCAAAGTATTAAAAGATCACAAGAAAAAACTGTTTGGTTTGACCATCGATGCTCAGCGCCTACACGAAATTCGCACAGGACGTATGGCGGCGAGTAAATACGCGTCTTCTCGCCAGTGTCGTTATGAAGTCGACGAAGTAGAGTCTTTATACCGTCAAGAGCGCATCCCTTTTTTGAATTCAACGAAGCTCTCTGTGGAAGAAATTTCCACCAAAGTGATGGCAGAGATGAATTTAGTGCGACACCGACAATGA